One Leptolyngbyaceae cyanobacterium DNA window includes the following coding sequences:
- a CDS encoding zinc-ribbon domain-containing protein, with the protein MVTYVGNLGSSQQVYVENRGTQTVIGLISSSSGQQQSQSTSFGTGTWVKPPTLFRNGGGYVLQIEVAEGSRFVLLQANSISAMSQAPFLGNAEALALEQTTQNPQSSMSPMKPMEPMKPMEPMKPMRMGDMEMRMSPNMEMRMGNMELKMGSSGENAQATRRFCTQCGNQVSEDDRFCARCGHHLTPA; encoded by the coding sequence ATGGTAACTTACGTAGGCAACCTGGGCAGCAGTCAACAGGTTTATGTAGAAAATCGGGGAACGCAAACTGTAATTGGCCTGATTAGTAGTAGTTCGGGACAACAGCAAAGCCAAAGTACTAGTTTTGGGACGGGGACTTGGGTGAAGCCGCCAACTTTATTCCGCAATGGCGGGGGTTATGTTTTGCAAATTGAGGTGGCGGAAGGTTCTCGGTTCGTGCTTTTGCAAGCGAATAGCATTAGCGCCATGAGTCAAGCGCCTTTTCTGGGTAATGCGGAGGCTCTAGCACTCGAGCAAACTACGCAAAATCCTCAGTCGTCCATGTCTCCTATGAAGCCAATGGAACCGATGAAGCCAATGGAACCGATGAAGCCGATGCGGATGGGGGACATGGAAATGCGGATGTCCCCTAATATGGAAATGCGGATGGGAAATATGGAATTAAAGATGGGTTCGTCTGGGGAGAACGCCCAAGCTACCAGGCGGTTCTGTACTCAATGCGGTAATCAGGTGAGTGAGGACGATCGCTTTTGCGCCCGTTGCGGTCATCATCTCACGCCTGCTTGA
- a CDS encoding DUF4336 domain-containing protein produces MLRAIDTDLWVAEQPLKYFGLEVGTRMTVIRLINGKLMVISPIYTQEKIIHQLNQLGKVSYIVAPNLYHHLFVSQFKQVYPDAEVWATSGLEHKLHDLQIDRFLSERITEFFDGIEATLVTGFNTLDVTGYAPLNEWVFFHSKSRTLILTDLAFYFHGNILEGDAKKQLQLGYEWFLGKSL; encoded by the coding sequence ATGTTAAGAGCAATTGACACTGACCTTTGGGTTGCCGAGCAACCATTAAAGTATTTTGGGTTAGAAGTTGGTACTAGAATGACGGTAATCCGTTTAATTAATGGCAAATTGATGGTTATTTCACCAATCTATACCCAAGAAAAAATAATCCATCAATTGAATCAATTGGGAAAGGTAAGTTACATCGTTGCTCCCAATTTATATCATCATTTGTTCGTTTCTCAATTCAAACAGGTATATCCAGATGCAGAAGTTTGGGCTACATCAGGTTTAGAACACAAACTCCACGATCTACAGATCGATCGTTTTTTGAGCGAGCGTATTACTGAATTTTTTGATGGCATTGAAGCGACATTAGTTACGGGATTCAATACTCTAGATGTCACAGGATACGCACCTTTAAATGAATGGGTATTCTTCCATTCCAAAAGTCGCACCTTAATTCTCACCGATTTAGCATTTTATTTTCACGGCAATATTTTAGAAGGAGATGCTAAAAAGCAACTTCAGTTGGGTTATGAGTGGTTTTTAGGAAAGTCTCTCTAA
- a CDS encoding MAPEG family protein — MSALIPISTFFIGCHGLLALGLSYQVVIERTRRRIWHGATKAEVASQPDYLKDPNAWAAFVEKLTQQTVVTKEADDGALQRTMRSHGNFIEYVPICLLFLVALELMQAPTPLIWMLGAMLIVARIAHAWGLMQTYGPSPGRAIGFFGTWLVYIIGSVACLYYSVQQF; from the coding sequence ATGTCCGCACTGATTCCCATCTCAACCTTTTTCATTGGCTGTCATGGATTACTGGCTCTGGGTTTATCCTATCAGGTCGTCATCGAACGAACCCGGAGGCGCATTTGGCATGGCGCAACAAAGGCAGAAGTTGCTTCGCAGCCTGATTACTTGAAAGATCCTAATGCTTGGGCTGCTTTTGTGGAGAAACTGACGCAACAAACTGTGGTTACGAAAGAAGCAGATGATGGCGCGTTGCAGCGAACGATGCGATCGCACGGCAATTTTATCGAGTATGTTCCGATCTGTTTATTGTTTCTAGTTGCTCTGGAATTGATGCAAGCTCCAACTCCGTTGATTTGGATGTTGGGCGCGATGTTAATTGTGGCACGAATTGCCCATGCTTGGGGGCTGATGCAAACTTATGGGCCTTCGCCTGGACGCGCGATCGGCTTTTTCGGTACTTGGCTGGTTTACATCATCGGTAGCGTGGCGTGTCTGTACTATAGCGTGCAGCAATTTTGA
- a CDS encoding AraC family transcriptional regulator codes for MRQSRNHPTQPFMNPWQEFFFNPTDRKIPLNGPPQSTLPQWGHWLETPEYMVAIIPPGHLEVNLRSPLNLVVTSFGITSGVAAFDSDRLQPYQAVPGGFDIVPQGSTYRSIEDASCFVVFGYSPKFLSSTVADGQPVELLPGQIPKTHWGLSAATAIQEFFSNGQVGGAFYLESIVTAVLGQIIYRHSTLSKRFKRPPEFLEPKLLKTSLDYIRTNVSQTLSLNDLATTVGFSPYHFARAFKATTGLSPYQYVLRFRVELAQQLLQQPARSLAEVAIEAGFGNQSHMSAVFRRVLQTTPKRYRQEKGSQP; via the coding sequence TTGAGACAATCAAGAAATCATCCCACACAGCCGTTCATGAATCCTTGGCAAGAGTTTTTCTTTAATCCTACCGATCGCAAGATTCCTTTGAATGGGCCACCACAGTCAACCTTACCGCAATGGGGACATTGGCTGGAAACGCCAGAATATATGGTGGCAATCATTCCACCCGGACATCTGGAAGTAAATTTGCGATCGCCCCTCAACCTTGTCGTCACCAGTTTTGGCATTACTAGTGGAGTAGCAGCCTTTGATAGCGATCGCTTACAACCCTACCAAGCAGTACCGGGAGGATTCGACATCGTACCGCAAGGTAGCACTTATCGATCGATCGAAGATGCCTCCTGCTTTGTAGTATTTGGGTACTCGCCAAAATTCTTATCTAGTACGGTAGCGGATGGGCAACCCGTAGAATTATTGCCGGGACAGATCCCGAAAACTCACTGGGGATTGAGTGCAGCCACAGCCATACAGGAGTTTTTCAGCAACGGACAAGTGGGGGGTGCATTCTACCTAGAATCTATAGTCACCGCAGTATTGGGACAAATCATCTATCGCCACTCAACCCTCTCTAAACGTTTCAAACGTCCGCCAGAATTTCTCGAACCCAAGTTGTTGAAAACCAGCCTGGACTATATCCGAACCAATGTATCGCAGACATTGAGCCTCAACGATCTTGCCACAACGGTGGGATTTAGCCCCTACCATTTTGCCCGCGCATTCAAAGCCACAACGGGATTATCCCCCTATCAATACGTATTGCGATTTCGGGTAGAACTGGCACAACAACTTTTGCAGCAGCCAGCGCGATCGCTAGCTGAAGTTGCAATAGAAGCAGGATTTGGCAATCAGAGCCACATGAGTGCTGTCTTTCGCCGAGTATTGCAAACTACTCCAAAACGTTATCGTCAGGAGAAAGGATCGCAGCCCTAG
- a CDS encoding YiaA/YiaB family inner membrane protein, with the protein MSVTNVSPRQKDTTAWIIQVWLSFVLSLAATSVGIIYLPVDNWIKGYMGMGLLFSVGSTFTLAKTTRDNYEATKITARIDEAKIEKILTEHHPLK; encoded by the coding sequence ATGTCAGTCACAAATGTTTCTCCCAGACAAAAAGACACCACAGCTTGGATTATTCAAGTTTGGCTTTCTTTCGTTCTTTCTCTTGCTGCAACTTCAGTAGGAATAATTTACCTACCTGTAGATAATTGGATTAAAGGTTATATGGGTATGGGTTTACTTTTTTCCGTTGGTTCTACTTTTACTTTAGCTAAAACCACCAGAGACAATTATGAAGCCACTAAAATAACAGCCAGAATTGATGAAGCAAAAATCGAAAAAATTCTTACCGAACATCATCCACTTAAATAA
- a CDS encoding nucleotidyltransferase family protein, which yields MKNSLLISCILRSNWDETALESAREIAASDNLDWDNLQRIIDRESLAPLLYHLSKGKNIVPISVEDKWRNSYYYHGCRNALLLKELAKILDKLRLAGVNTIVLKGAALAEIVYGDIAARPMSDLDLLIHPEDLSLTRQILAELGYHPTGIDMQVGFTEEFRNEEIFYQRGLVDTYIDLHWRLIAPIYYQRTFYKDWFWQTSLSIKVNQTPAMVLGLEAQIVYLCAHLMLHHGGESVLWLYDVAKVIDLYQKEIDWQEIINKTKEYDLALSVKEILIQLFDDWKVPIPVEVIDKLRNLKPSREEVRTYLWQHQTMALRLFDDVAGAKDWRQRFRIIWDTLFPTFEYMQHRYRIPHSLLVPFYYPYRWLRGLRRVSGS from the coding sequence ATGAAAAATTCTCTTCTAATCAGTTGCATTCTCCGTAGTAACTGGGATGAAACAGCATTAGAATCAGCACGGGAAATAGCTGCTTCTGATAATTTAGACTGGGATAATTTGCAACGTATTATCGATCGCGAATCTTTAGCCCCGCTACTTTATCATCTGAGCAAAGGAAAGAATATAGTTCCTATATCCGTAGAAGATAAATGGCGTAATTCTTATTATTATCATGGTTGCCGTAACGCTTTATTACTAAAAGAATTAGCTAAAATACTCGATAAATTAAGATTGGCAGGTGTTAATACGATCGTGCTTAAAGGTGCTGCTTTAGCTGAAATAGTTTACGGTGATATTGCAGCACGCCCAATGAGCGATCTAGACTTACTTATTCATCCAGAAGATTTATCGCTAACTAGGCAAATTTTAGCTGAGTTAGGTTATCATCCAACTGGCATAGATATGCAAGTTGGTTTTACAGAAGAATTTCGCAATGAAGAGATTTTTTATCAACGGGGATTAGTTGATACTTATATTGATTTGCATTGGCGATTAATTGCACCAATTTATTATCAACGTACTTTTTATAAAGATTGGTTTTGGCAAACTTCTTTGTCAATTAAAGTTAATCAAACACCTGCAATGGTTTTGGGTTTAGAAGCGCAAATTGTTTACTTATGCGCTCATTTAATGCTACATCATGGAGGCGAAAGTGTGCTGTGGTTATATGATGTGGCGAAAGTAATTGATTTGTATCAAAAAGAAATAGATTGGCAAGAAATTATAAATAAGACTAAAGAATATGATTTGGCTTTGTCTGTTAAAGAAATACTAATTCAATTATTTGATGATTGGAAAGTGCCTATTCCGGTAGAAGTTATCGATAAATTACGAAATTTAAAACCTTCACGAGAGGAAGTAAGAACTTATCTCTGGCAACATCAAACTATGGCTTTACGTTTATTTGATGATGTGGCAGGTGCTAAAGATTGGCGTCAGCGTTTCCGGATTATTTGGGATACTTTATTTCCCACTTTTGAGTATATGCAGCATCGCTATCGCATTCCTCATTCGCTTCTAGTACCCTTTTATTATCCTTACCGTTGGTTGCGGGGTTTGCGACGAGTATCGGGGAGTTGA
- a CDS encoding ABC transporter ATP-binding protein produces the protein MTVKFYFIKNKLQNCLSQLPYLPKTIALVWASAKNWTIAWSVLLVIQGLLPVATVYLTQQLVDSLVAALNVDNSSGNLSILIGGKEGSLGSTLMLVALMGVILLLTQLLGSLLTWVRTVQSELVRDYISVLIHEKSITVDYAFYELPEYYDRLHRVRQDAYFRPINLLENSGSLLQNTITLVAMAAVVTQFNIWLPVALVISTLPAFYVILRYSTENYQWWLRTTADERRSWYYYWLLTEAESAAELRVFGLGEYFKSSYQRLRQKLRLEKIKLAKNESLANLGASAIALLITAVAMAWMVWKVWQRRFSLGDLALFYQAFERGQGVMRSLLENVGQVYSNMLFLGNLFDFLELQPQLVDSPQPLAVPTNLKKEIRFHNVSFGYPGSGKTALTNFNFTIPAGKIVAIVGANGAGKSTLLKLLCRLYDPQEGMITWDGIDLRDLPIQNLRRLITVLFQKPVDYNATVGENIALSDLTALPGLSDINMAAEAAGAKEIVARLPQGYDTLLGKLFEGGTELSGGEWQRIALARAFLRQAALIILDEPTSAMDSWAEADWMDRFCQLAADRTAIIITHRFTIARRADIIHVMEKGQIVESGCHHELLTLGGRYARSWKSQMQQN, from the coding sequence ATGACTGTTAAATTTTATTTTATCAAGAATAAGCTACAAAATTGTTTAAGTCAGTTACCGTATTTACCCAAAACGATTGCCTTAGTATGGGCTTCTGCGAAAAATTGGACAATTGCTTGGAGTGTTTTATTAGTAATACAAGGATTATTACCTGTTGCTACAGTTTATTTAACTCAACAATTAGTAGATAGTTTAGTTGCAGCTTTGAATGTGGATAATTCTTCTGGTAATTTATCTATATTAATAGGAGGAAAGGAGGGAAGTTTAGGATCTACTTTAATGCTGGTTGCCTTGATGGGTGTTATTTTATTATTAACTCAGTTATTAGGTAGTTTACTTACTTGGGTTCGCACCGTTCAATCGGAATTAGTAAGAGATTATATTAGTGTTTTAATTCATGAAAAGTCTATTACAGTTGATTATGCTTTTTATGAGTTGCCAGAATATTACGATCGCTTACATCGCGTTCGTCAAGATGCTTATTTTCGTCCGATAAATTTACTGGAAAATAGCGGGAGTTTACTGCAAAATACGATTACTTTGGTAGCAATGGCAGCCGTGGTAACTCAATTTAATATTTGGTTACCAGTGGCATTGGTAATTAGTACTTTGCCTGCTTTTTATGTGATTTTGCGATATAGTACTGAGAATTATCAATGGTGGTTGCGAACTACTGCTGATGAACGCCGCAGTTGGTATTATTATTGGTTACTGACGGAAGCTGAAAGTGCGGCGGAGTTACGAGTATTTGGATTGGGAGAATATTTTAAATCTTCTTATCAAAGATTGCGACAAAAGTTAAGGTTGGAAAAAATAAAATTAGCGAAGAATGAGAGTTTAGCTAATTTGGGTGCAAGTGCGATCGCGCTTTTAATTACCGCAGTGGCAATGGCTTGGATGGTTTGGAAAGTTTGGCAGAGGCGGTTTAGTTTAGGAGACTTAGCTTTATTTTACCAAGCTTTTGAAAGAGGACAAGGGGTAATGCGAAGTCTGCTGGAAAATGTAGGACAAGTTTATAGTAATATGCTGTTTTTAGGTAATCTTTTTGATTTTCTAGAATTGCAACCACAATTAGTAGATTCTCCGCAACCTTTAGCTGTACCAACTAATTTAAAAAAAGAGATTCGTTTTCACAATGTTAGTTTTGGTTATCCTGGTAGCGGGAAAACAGCTTTAACTAATTTTAATTTTACGATTCCAGCTGGCAAGATTGTTGCGATCGTTGGTGCAAATGGTGCAGGTAAAAGTACTCTACTGAAATTGCTTTGCCGCTTGTACGATCCGCAAGAAGGTATGATAACTTGGGATGGTATCGATCTGCGCGATCTACCAATTCAAAATTTGCGGCGATTGATTACAGTTTTATTCCAAAAACCAGTAGATTATAATGCTACTGTTGGTGAAAATATTGCGCTTAGCGATCTAACTGCGTTACCTGGTTTATCTGATATTAATATGGCGGCAGAAGCAGCGGGTGCGAAAGAAATTGTTGCCCGTTTGCCCCAAGGTTACGATACTTTGTTAGGTAAATTGTTTGAAGGTGGAACGGAATTAAGCGGTGGTGAATGGCAAAGGATTGCTTTAGCTCGTGCTTTTTTGCGTCAGGCTGCTTTAATTATACTAGATGAACCAACGAGCGCAATGGATTCTTGGGCGGAGGCAGATTGGATGGATAGGTTTTGTCAGTTAGCTGCCGATCGCACTGCTATTATTATTACTCATCGTTTTACGATCGCCAGACGTGCTGATATTATTCACGTCATGGAAAAAGGTCAAATTGTAGAATCTGGATGTCATCATGAGCTATTGACGTTAGGCGGGCGATATGCTCGATCGTGGAAAAGCCAAATGCAGCAAAATTAA
- a CDS encoding class I SAM-dependent methyltransferase → MYSIFGYGNMIADRVRMDAYYKALQAAIEPNSIVLDIGTGTGIFALLACQFGAKKVYAIEPSDAIEVGKKIANINRYSDRIQFIQQFSTNVRLPELVDIVISDLRGTIPLLKSHIPVIIDARKRLLSPDGILIPQRDILWAAVVEAPELYSPIVDVWENNAYGLNMAIVRQIVLNNWSKGKINSEQLLTTPQSWVTLDYTTINSPDVSAQLNWIVTRNGTAHGLSIWFDAILAEGIGFSNAPSMPELVYGMGFLPWLTPVSLAIGDTVSVTLQANLVGDDYIWRWNTCILDRGNPKKVKAKFQQSTFFGMPVSLQQLGKSAANYVPKINEEGEIDRLILNLMSSGKTIGDIASMVWEQFPTRFVSWHDTLKRVTELSRRYS, encoded by the coding sequence ATGTATAGTATCTTTGGTTATGGCAATATGATTGCCGATCGTGTTCGTATGGATGCTTACTATAAAGCATTACAAGCCGCGATCGAGCCGAATTCAATTGTACTAGATATTGGTACGGGAACGGGAATTTTTGCCTTACTTGCTTGTCAGTTTGGTGCTAAAAAAGTTTATGCTATTGAACCAAGCGATGCGATTGAAGTAGGAAAAAAGATAGCCAATATAAATAGATATAGCGATCGCATTCAATTTATTCAACAATTTTCAACTAATGTTAGATTGCCAGAATTAGTTGATATTGTTATATCAGATTTACGCGGTACTATACCTTTACTAAAATCCCATATTCCGGTAATCATTGATGCTAGAAAACGCTTGCTGTCTCCCGATGGGATATTAATTCCTCAACGAGATATTTTGTGGGCAGCAGTTGTAGAAGCGCCCGAATTGTACAGCCCCATTGTCGATGTCTGGGAAAACAACGCCTACGGTTTAAACATGGCAATAGTGCGGCAAATTGTGCTTAATAATTGGAGTAAAGGTAAAATAAATTCAGAACAACTTTTAACAACACCTCAATCTTGGGTAACTCTCGACTATACAACTATCAACAGCCCTGACGTTAGCGCCCAATTAAATTGGATCGTAACCCGCAATGGCACAGCACATGGATTAAGTATTTGGTTTGATGCAATTTTAGCAGAAGGGATTGGTTTTTCCAACGCCCCAAGTATGCCTGAATTGGTTTATGGCATGGGTTTTCTTCCCTGGTTAACACCTGTTTCCTTGGCAATTGGCGATACAGTTTCCGTTACTTTACAAGCTAATTTAGTGGGCGATGATTATATTTGGCGATGGAATACTTGTATTTTAGATCGGGGAAATCCAAAAAAAGTTAAGGCAAAGTTTCAGCAGTCAACTTTTTTCGGGATGCCTGTATCTCTGCAACAATTGGGTAAAAGTGCTGCTAACTACGTACCGAAAATCAATGAAGAAGGAGAAATCGATCGGCTAATTTTGAATTTGATGAGTAGCGGGAAGACGATAGGCGATATTGCTAGTATGGTATGGGAACAATTTCCCACCCGTTTTGTCAGTTGGCACGATACCTTAAAGCGAGTTACGGAACTATCTAGAAGATATAGTTGA
- a CDS encoding lasso RiPP family leader peptide-containing protein has product MRSNNQTPKKKAYHSPTLVAYGDIREMTQGGNGRSNIDSPANPQNPTFKSGG; this is encoded by the coding sequence ATGCGATCGAATAATCAAACACCAAAGAAAAAAGCATATCACAGCCCTACGCTGGTAGCTTACGGCGACATACGAGAGATGACGCAGGGAGGTAATGGTAGGTCAAATATTGACAGTCCGGCTAACCCGCAAAATCCTACTTTTAAAAGTGGTGGATAG
- a CDS encoding asparagine synthase-related protein, whose product MSGIVGMINLDGEPVDRDLLQEMTEFMAYRGPDARQIWVAGNVGFGHALLATTDESRLERQPFSLDDRVWIAADVRIDSRRELIEKLQAKGCRSLEKATDVELILNAYDVWGEDCVKYLLGDFAFVIWDNRKQRLFCARDHFGVKPFYYALVENCLIFSNTLNCLKFHPKVSNQLNDLAIADFLLFDGNQQLDTTAFTDIHRLPPAYYLIATDKNLQLTRYWQLPVDGYIRYQQANDYVEHFQELMEIAVADRLRTDKAGVFMSGGLDSTTVAAVAGKICSEKYVNFDLRAYTIVYDKLIPDRERYYSGLVAEALGMPIDYLVADDYQLFDRWDKPEWYLPEPVNNPFLAILVDKFKEVANYSRVVLTGYGGDPVLYASASYFFDLLKSWQWESLARGIWQYLRSNSRLPAIGLRTQVKRWLGLARPWRPSYPEWLNGDLASRLDLRSRWEKLTSTSTPSHPIRSEAYDAMVASTWPSFFESYDPGVTGFPVEVRHPFFDLRLVNYLLAIPPIPWFVNKQLVRVAMRGSLPETVRQRPKAFLAGDPLVQILEGTQENWLNRWEFSPAMAEYINLDVLRSISERRTENSEVWINIRPLSLAYWLQQLETINC is encoded by the coding sequence ATGAGCGGCATTGTGGGTATGATTAACCTAGATGGGGAGCCAGTCGATCGCGATTTATTACAAGAAATGACTGAGTTTATGGCCTATCGAGGGCCAGATGCTCGGCAGATTTGGGTCGCGGGTAATGTAGGTTTCGGTCATGCGCTACTAGCAACGACTGACGAATCTAGGTTAGAGCGGCAACCTTTTAGCTTGGACGATCGAGTTTGGATTGCGGCGGATGTACGGATCGATAGTCGAAGGGAATTAATCGAAAAGTTACAAGCTAAAGGGTGTAGGAGTCTGGAAAAGGCAACAGATGTAGAACTGATCCTGAATGCTTACGATGTTTGGGGAGAAGATTGCGTTAAATATCTGTTGGGTGACTTTGCTTTTGTGATTTGGGATAACAGAAAGCAGCGATTATTTTGCGCTAGAGATCATTTTGGCGTCAAACCTTTTTATTACGCGCTGGTGGAAAACTGTCTGATTTTTAGCAATACGCTAAATTGTCTGAAATTTCATCCTAAGGTATCGAATCAGCTAAATGACTTAGCTATTGCCGATTTTTTGCTGTTTGATGGCAATCAGCAATTAGATACAACTGCTTTTACAGATATTCATCGCTTGCCGCCAGCATACTATTTAATAGCTACGGATAAAAATTTACAATTAACTCGTTATTGGCAATTACCTGTAGATGGCTATATCCGCTATCAACAAGCAAATGACTATGTGGAGCATTTTCAAGAGTTAATGGAAATCGCGGTGGCGGATAGGCTGAGAACTGATAAAGCTGGTGTCTTTATGAGTGGGGGATTGGACTCTACCACTGTCGCTGCTGTGGCTGGGAAAATATGCTCAGAAAAATATGTGAATTTTGACTTGCGGGCTTATACGATCGTCTACGATAAGTTAATTCCCGATCGAGAGCGTTACTATTCAGGATTGGTAGCTGAAGCTTTAGGGATGCCGATTGATTATTTGGTGGCGGATGACTACCAGTTATTCGATCGGTGGGACAAACCGGAATGGTATTTGCCGGAGCCCGTGAATAACCCGTTTTTGGCGATTTTAGTGGATAAATTTAAAGAAGTTGCCAATTACAGCCGAGTGGTGTTGACTGGATATGGTGGCGATCCGGTTTTGTATGCTTCGGCTTCTTACTTTTTCGATTTGCTCAAAAGTTGGCAATGGGAAAGTTTAGCCCGGGGTATCTGGCAGTATTTGCGATCGAATAGTCGCCTACCTGCTATCGGTTTGCGTACTCAAGTTAAGCGGTGGTTGGGGCTGGCACGTCCTTGGCGTCCTAGTTATCCTGAATGGTTAAATGGAGATTTGGCAAGTCGTTTGGATTTGCGATCGCGTTGGGAAAAACTAACCAGTACGAGTACCCCTTCTCATCCTATTCGATCGGAAGCATATGATGCGATGGTAGCATCGACTTGGCCTTCTTTTTTTGAAAGTTACGATCCGGGGGTGACGGGTTTTCCAGTTGAGGTAAGACATCCATTTTTTGACTTGCGATTGGTAAATTATTTGTTGGCAATTCCACCGATACCTTGGTTTGTCAATAAACAATTAGTTAGGGTAGCGATGCGGGGAAGTTTACCGGAAACCGTTCGTCAGCGTCCAAAAGCTTTCTTAGCTGGTGACCCATTGGTACAAATTTTGGAGGGAACTCAAGAAAATTGGCTAAATAGATGGGAATTTTCACCAGCGATGGCAGAATATATTAATTTAGATGTTTTAAGATCTATTTCCGAAAGGAGAACTGAAAATAGTGAAGTTTGGATTAATATCCGTCCCCTGAGTCTTGCTTATTGGTTACAACAATTAGAAACTATTAACTGCTAA
- a CDS encoding lasso peptide biosynthesis B2 protein: MLIVSSWGKLKKLSRAELQLLTRALFLLPLTALWIKFWGFKSLYSTMGRASCKYNSQLIPVDASGVCRSQADITVRMVSIASRYGFYRPNCLQRSLVLWWLLRTQGMESDLRIGVRKRAGRFEAHAWVEYAGKVLNDRNDIDRHFAAFSSAIEPFGVKAL, encoded by the coding sequence ATGTTGATAGTCAGTAGTTGGGGCAAGTTAAAGAAGCTCTCTAGAGCAGAGTTGCAACTGCTGACACGGGCGTTATTTTTATTACCGCTAACAGCTTTGTGGATAAAATTTTGGGGGTTTAAAAGTTTATACTCGACAATGGGGAGAGCGAGTTGTAAGTATAATTCGCAACTAATTCCGGTGGACGCATCTGGTGTTTGTAGGAGCCAAGCAGATATAACTGTACGAATGGTAAGTATAGCCAGCAGATATGGCTTTTACCGACCGAATTGCTTGCAAAGGTCGTTGGTTTTGTGGTGGTTACTGCGTACTCAAGGTATGGAGAGCGATTTGCGAATTGGTGTACGCAAGCGAGCGGGACGGTTTGAGGCTCATGCTTGGGTGGAATACGCAGGTAAGGTTTTAAACGATCGCAATGATATCGATCGACATTTTGCGGCTTTTAGCAGCGCGATCGAGCCTTTCGGGGTAAAAGCGTTATGA
- a CDS encoding PqqD family protein translates to MRISIAEDVLFRELDGESVILNLKSERYFGLDEVGTRMWEVLSSCESIEDAYEVLLSEYDVVPEQLRNDLYKLIENLVEHGLVNVDSQ, encoded by the coding sequence ATGAGGATTTCTATCGCAGAGGATGTTTTGTTTCGGGAATTAGATGGGGAATCGGTAATTCTCAATCTGAAGAGCGAACGTTATTTCGGTTTAGATGAGGTTGGCACTCGAATGTGGGAGGTTCTTTCTAGTTGCGAATCGATCGAGGATGCCTACGAAGTTTTGCTGAGCGAATATGATGTAGTTCCGGAACAGTTACGTAATGATTTGTATAAATTAATCGAAAACCTTGTAGAACACGGATTGGTGAATGTTGATAGTCAGTAG
- a CDS encoding ferredoxin, protein MADFSDPPIDEQRSGLEPELGGVWRDEPERSGLEPELGGAFRQKGVYVDEITCIGCKHCAHVARNTFYIEPDYGRSRVVRQDGDSEEVIQEAIDTCPVDCIHWVDYTELKSLEADREYQVIPPVVGFPVDRAQVTIKHRQLKQQKANRRKSV, encoded by the coding sequence ATGGCTGATTTTTCTGACCCACCAATAGATGAGCAGCGTTCGGGTTTAGAACCAGAACTAGGTGGTGTCTGGAGAGATGAGCCAGAACGTTCCGGTTTGGAACCAGAACTGGGGGGAGCGTTCCGGCAAAAGGGAGTTTATGTAGATGAGATTACTTGCATCGGCTGCAAGCATTGCGCTCATGTTGCCCGGAATACTTTCTACATAGAACCCGATTATGGCCGCTCCCGCGTAGTTCGCCAAGATGGTGACTCGGAAGAGGTGATTCAAGAGGCTATAGATACCTGTCCGGTGGATTGTATCCATTGGGTAGATTACACGGAGCTAAAATCACTGGAAGCCGACCGGGAATATCAGGTGATTCCACCAGTAGTGGGGTTTCCTGTAGACCGCGCCCAAGTTACTATCAAACACCGTCAGCTAAAGCAGCAAAAAGCAAACCGCAGGAAAAGTGTTTAA